In Syntrophales bacterium, the sequence CCCCCATGGGCCCCTTCTTTTCCCATGTTCGTATAAGGGATAGTGGCGAGAATCGGCGTGATACATCATGGGGAAAAGATCCAACGCCACAGGTCGGACGTTTTCCGACTTTTCAGGAGTTCGCAAACTCCGTCATAATGCGAAGGAGCGGCATATGCAGATATCTTCGGAGAGCATCAAGATCGGCCATCCCGATATCGTCGCCGACGTTATTGCGGCCGGCATAATCGCGGACATTCTCGACAAGGAGTCGGAGCTGGGCCTGACTCTTGAAACCATGCCTCATTGCGGCCTCGAGGTATTCCTCGGTAAAGGTATGTGCCTCGTGGGAGGAGAGATCCGGTCACGGGTTTCCGTCGACATAGACACCATTACCCGCCGGTCCGTCCTGTCCCTGGGCTATAATCACGCGGCCGTGGGGCTGAACGGCCATCTCATGGGTGTGTTGAATGCCATTATTCCACAGTCACCGGACATCTGCCGGGGGACTGACCCTGCCTTGAACGTGAACAGTGAGATCGGTGCCGGTGACCAGGGAATTATGTACGGATTTGCCTGTGATGAAACAGCCGAACTGCTGCCCCTTCCCTATGTCCTTGTCAGCAGGCTGATGAGAGCCTTTGAGGAGTGTGGGAACCCCGTTTTCGCGCCCGACGGCAAGGGGCAGGTATCGGTACGGTATGACAGGGGAACGGGAAAGCCCGGCAAGCTTGCCAAGGTACTCATGTCGAATGCGGTGGACTACCGTTTCGTCAACGGAACAAAAGAGAAGGTGAAAGAGGACGCCCGGCGGATAACCTTTGATTGCCTGAGTGATTACGTGGGCGAAGACACGGAGTTTCTTTTCAATCCCACCGGAGAGTGGCAGGCCGTCAATTCCTGCAGTGCCGCCGATTCGGGTGTGACGGGACGGAAACTGGTAGTCCAGTTTTACGGAGGCTATCCCGGAGCCCAGTTGGGCGGCGGAGCCGTGGTGAACAAAACACCGGAAAAAGTCGACTGTTCGGCAGCGTTCGGTGCCCGCTACGTGGCGAAAAACATCGTGGCCGCGGGACTTGCCACGCGCTGTTCGACGCAGCTTGCCTACGCCATCGGCATCGCCAGGCCCTTTTCTATCTATGTGGATACCTTTGGCACGGGGGAAATTTCTGACGAAAAACTGACACAGATCGTCAAGGAAGTCTTCGATCTCACGCCGGCGGGGATGATCCGGCAGTTTGATCTTTTAAAGGGCGACATCTACCGAAAACTTCCCCGAACGCTCTTCATGGACGATTATCGATGGGAGAAAACAGACAGAATCGAAGAACTCCGGAGTGCCGCGGGGAGGTGGCGGAGTTCCATGCCCCGGAATGACGGAATTTAAAGATCGCGGGACCGATCAGATTGCACAAGGGATCAGTCATTACAGTAGAAAGGCTTTCGGCCCGGATCATGGGCCGGAAGGAGACTCCCCACCTTCTTGTTGTACTATTCCCTTACGCGATAGATCGAACGGTGGGCCTCTGTATCGGCGCGGTGGGCGGAGAGATCAGCGGCAACGGCGTCTAGTTTGGCAACTACGGTATCGAGTTTTGCTGCGGTGGCATCGCCCTGTGCCGCGACCTCATCGAGTTTTGCTGCGGTGGCATCTCCCTGTGCCGCGACCTTATCGAGTTTTGCTGCGGTAGCAACGCCTTGTGCCGCGACCTCATCGAGTTTTGCTGCGGTGGCATCTCCCTGTGCCGCGACCTTATCGAGTTTTGCTGCGGTGGCATCTCCCTGTGCCGCGACCTTATCGAGTTTTGCTGCGGTAGCAACGCCCTGTGCCGCGACGGCATCGAGTTTTGCTGCGGTAGCATCTCCTTGTGCCG encodes:
- a CDS encoding methionine adenosyltransferase domain-containing protein → MQISSESIKIGHPDIVADVIAAGIIADILDKESELGLTLETMPHCGLEVFLGKGMCLVGGEIRSRVSVDIDTITRRSVLSLGYNHAAVGLNGHLMGVLNAIIPQSPDICRGTDPALNVNSEIGAGDQGIMYGFACDETAELLPLPYVLVSRLMRAFEECGNPVFAPDGKGQVSVRYDRGTGKPGKLAKVLMSNAVDYRFVNGTKEKVKEDARRITFDCLSDYVGEDTEFLFNPTGEWQAVNSCSAADSGVTGRKLVVQFYGGYPGAQLGGGAVVNKTPEKVDCSAAFGARYVAKNIVAAGLATRCSTQLAYAIGIARPFSIYVDTFGTGEISDEKLTQIVKEVFDLTPAGMIRQFDLLKGDIYRKLPRTLFMDDYRWEKTDRIEELRSAAGRWRSSMPRNDGI